Within the Maribacter sp. BPC-D8 genome, the region CTGTTGGTGTTGCTACCTTGCTATCAGTAGTAATAATTAAAAATATACAGATGATTACAGAAGATAAAAGTATAGATAAATCGAAAACCACGGGAGGTCTGCAAAACGAGGTTCCTCAGAATAAAGGAATATCTCAGAACGAAGATTTAAATGAAACCTTAGATGAACCCGTAAATAATGGCGGAGTAGCAACATCTAGCTACGATTTACATATAGAAAAGCAGTGGTTGGCGGTAAAAGATGAATATTTAGCGAATTTTCCAGAAACACAAGATGTAGATAATAACGGAGAGCTCGACGGTGTTGAAGCCTTAATAAGCACTATTGCAAAAAGAAGAAAGAAATCTGAACAAGAGATTCACGATGAAATAATGAATTGGACCGTAAATAAGTAAACATGAAAAATATAATATACATTTTAGTAGCCGCATTGGTCGTAAGTTGGGTATTAGGCTTTGTGGTATTTAAAGTTATGGGAGCCTTAGTTCACCTACTTCTATTATTGGCAGTAGTACTTTTAATTTACAATTGGTTAAGCAATAAGACAAGTACCTAAATAAAAGATTTGCAGATTAAAACGCTATAACTTTTTATGCAGTTAGTAACAAGCACCACAACTTATTACTAGTTTTGCATTTTTAAATATATAGCATGATTTCAGTAGATAACCTAGCCGTAGAATTCAGTGGCACTACCCTATTCAGTGACGTATCTTTTGTCATAAACCCAACCGATAAAATTGCCCTAATGGGTAAAAACGGAGCCGGTAAATCTACCATGATGAAAATTATCGCTGGTGAGCAAAAAGGCACGCGAGGTAATGTTCGAGTACCTAAAGATGCGGTTATCGCGTATTTACCACAACACTTATTAACAGAAGATAATTGTACTGTTTTTGAAGAAGCAGCCAAGGCATTTAAGCATGTTTTTACCATGCGCGATGAAATGGACAAGCTGAACAAAGAACTAGAGACCAGAACAGACTATGAGAGTGATGCCTATATGAGCATCATTGAAAAAGTATCTGATCTTGGCGAAAAATACTATGCCCTAGATGAAGTCAATTATGATGCAGAAGTAGAAAAGGCATTAAAGGGATTAGGTTTTAGACAAGAAGATTTCACCAGACAAACAAATGAGTTTAGTGGCGGTTGGCGTATGCGTATAGAATTGGCAAAAATTCTATTACAAAAACCCGATTTAATTCTGTTAGATGAGCCTACAAACCATATAGATATAGAATCGGTTATTTGGTTAGAAGACTTCTTGTTGAATAAAGCAAATGCTGTTATGGTGATTTCTCACGATAGAGCTTTTATTGACAATATTACCAACCGCACCATAGAAGTAACTATGGGGCGTATTTATGATTATAAGGCAAACTACAGCCATTATCTACAATTACGAGAAGATCGTAGGTCTCATCAAATAAAAGCCTACCAAGAGCAGCAAAAATTCATTGCCGACAATATGGCTTTTATAGAGCGATTTAAAGGCACCTACTCTAAAACTAATCAGGTTACATCGCGAGAGCGTATGCTTGAGAAATTAGAAAAAATAGAGATAGATGAAATCGATACCTCTTCATTAAAATTACGTTTTCCGCCAGCACCACGTTCAGGCGATTACCCTGTAACAGTCAAAGAGGTGTCTAAATCTTATGATGAACATGTGGTTTTTAAAGATGCCAATATGTCTATTGCAAGAGGAGAAAAAGTATCTTTTGTAGGTAGAAACGGAGAAGGAAAATCTACGATGATTAAAGCTATCTTAGGCGAAATCCCTGTAGAGGGCACCTACCAACTTGGTCATAATGTAAAGGTCGGATACTTTGCCCAGAACCAAGCATCACTATTAGACCCAGAGCTTACCATCTTCCAAACAGTAGATGAAGTAGCCTTTGGTGATATTCGAAATCAGATTAAAAATATTCTAGGTCGTTTTATGTTTAGTGGCGATGATATTGACAAAAAGGTAAGCATGCTTTCCGGTGGAGAAAAAACCCGCTTGGCAATGGTAAAACTATTGCTAGAACCCGTAAATCTTTTAATATTAGATGAGCCTACCAATCACTTAGATTTGAAATCTAAAGATGTTCTAAAAGAAGCTTTATCAACATATGATGGTACACTTATATTAGTTTCTCACGACAGGGATTTTCTACAAGGTTTATCGCAAAAAGTATTTGAATTTAAAGAGCAACGCGTTATAGAGCATTTTGAAACTATTGATGCTTTCTTAGAGCGAAATAGAATAAAGAGTATTGCCGAAATCAATTTGATGCAATAAATATTACTTTCTTTTTTTCCAATTTCTTACATTACACATAAAATGGGGATATATGTAATTGTACACATATACAATTGTTGGCAGTAATTAAAAAAAATGAAAAACCTTATAAAATATGCTATTAAATACGGTCTATCAGAAGATTTAATTCAAGAGATAAATTTGAATGGTAAACAAATTGAAATCAAAAAAAACGAAAATATTCTTAATGTTGGAGAACATAGTAAATATATCTATATAGTAATCAAAGGTGGATTTATAAGTCAGTATTTTGATGATAATAAATCAAAATTTAGAACAACTTCGTTCCATATTGACAATTATCATCCATTTATGACGCAACCAGAAAGTTATTTTTCAAAGAAACCTTCTGATACGCAAATAAAAGCATTTAAAAATTCCCAAGTAATTGAATTTCATAGAAATACAATAGAAAAATTAAGTTTGAAACATAAATCTTTTGATAAATTTTGTAATACGCATATTATAGAAGCTCTCATTTTTATAAATCAAATAAAGTCTAAATTAATAGGTCTTCCCAAAGATAAATTATACGATTACCTCCTAGAAGAACACGGTCCAATTACTAAAAATGTTCCCTCAAAGTATATAGCAGAATTTATGGGAGTTACACCCCAATGGTTAAGTAAAATAAAACGTACTAGTTGAAACATGAAATTAGTTTCATCAAACTCAAATAAATTACATTTATTTTTGTGCTTTACAAAAACTATAGATCACAATTTAACTCAAATTAAAATGAAAAATAAAATCAGCCTTACACTTATAACACTTCTTTTTTCTACTTTTTTATTCAGTCAGAACTTAGCAAAAATTAGCAATGACTATAACAAAAGAAACTTAATAGAAGGTAATATTCCTGAAAAATGGGAAGACGGAATGAGAACATCCGGAGATAAAGGAAGCTATGAATGGTGGTATTTTGATGCTCATTTGCATGATGGGAGTACTGTTGTAATGACGTTTTACACCAAGTTCATGACCGACATAAAAAAACCTTTTAATCCATACTTGACGGTTAGTATAGATAAAGCTGATGGTAGTAAAATATCAGAAAAAATTTACTGTGACCCAGAAGATTTTTTCGCTTCAAAAGATTCGTGTAATGTTAAGATGGGTAATAGTTATGCAGAAGGAAACCTAAAGGAATACAAAATTCATATTGAAAATGAAGATATAAACTTAACAGCCGTAATAAAAAGAACTACGCAAAGCTGGAGACCAAAAACAGGACATATGGTATTTGGTGCTGACGAAAGCAAAGAATTCAATTGGGTAGTACCTGTACCTCAAGGTGAAATGGAAATTGAATATGATTACAAAGGTGTAACAACAAAAACAGTTGGTTCTGCCTACCATGACCATAATTGGGGAAATTTCTCTATGATGAAAATTTTTAACCATTGGTATTGGTCAAGAGCTGAAATTGGTCCTTATAACGTAATTGCTTCAGAAATGATATCAGAAAAAGAATTTAATAATGACAATATAATTACTTTTAATATTTCTAAGGATGGCGAAACAGTTGTTGATGATGGTGAATTAGTAACTCTATATAGAACTTATGGTAAGGAGCATCCAACATTAAAAAAAGATGTAAGTGACGATTTAATTTTTGTTTATAATGATCCTCAAACTGAATACAGGTATGAATATTCACTTTTTAGAGAAAAAACTATTGTTGAAGTAGATTTAATTTCGGCATCAGTCGGTAATGGGCTTAAATTCAAACTTGCAAAAATGCTTACTAGTATTGATCCTGCATATTTTAGATTTACTGGAAAAGCAGAAATAAGAGTTTACAAATCAGGTAAATTAATAGAGAAGCACACCAGTAACAAAGCGGTTTGGGAATTAATGTATTTTGGGGATCCTGTAGGTAAATAAAACTACTGCCAATCGAGTAGACGGGTCCGCCCCTAGTTAGGAACGGACTGCGCCTCTCACACCACCGTGCGTACGGGTCTCGTACACGGCGGTTCGTTATATCAGAACTTTACAACGTGGTAGTACGTTAGCATACTTTCATAACCTCTTTTTCTTAAGCGCTTTTCAGTAATAGTAGTTCTGAGTATAGGGCTTTGAGCTACTGCCCAGCCTCCCATTCTTGTTCTACTCCAAGCATACGCTTGTCCCTGTTTTATGCCTAAGCCAATGAGATTCTTGCGCTTACGCTCTGGTTTCTTCCAATCGTGCCATATGCAGTAGCGTAGTCGGTTACGTAACCATTCATCCAGCTTTTTAAGTTTGGTCTCTATATTTCCCAATCGGAAATTGTTCAACCACCCTCTATAGATGAGTTTTAAGCGTTGTAGCCTTTCTGCTAATGAAAATGGTAGCGTTTTCTTGGTAAGGTACCTGAGCTTGCGTTTGAGTGTTTGCCAAGCCGATTCACTTACTATTAACTGATACTTCCCCTTTACGCCTTTCTTATAGACTGGCGTAAACCTATAACCCAACACCTTGAACGTAGAGGGTCTACGAATACCACTCTTTGCTCGGTTGACAGGTAAATCCAGTTTCTCCTTTAAAAACAGATAAACCTCATTCCCTATCGCTCGTGCCGCTGCTTTTGATTTTGTGTAAATACTGAAATCATCGGCATAGCGAATGAACCTGAACCCTCGTACTTTTAGATGTTTGTCCAATTGGTCTAACATGATGTTAGACAATAACGGACTTAATGGGCTGCCTTGTGGTAATCCTTTTCTGCGCTTACACAGTTGCCCATTCTTTAAAATAGGCGCTCGTAACCATTTGCGGATCAGCCATAAGGTGGTCGGACATTTAACCTTGTTATAAATAAGCTGAAGTAGTTTATAGTGTTGAACTTCATCAAAGAAACTTTTAAGGTCGATATCTACTAAGTCTTGGTAGCCATCATTGATGTACTCTTGACTTTTTAATACTGCCTGTTGAAGGTTCTTTCTTGGGCGGAAACCGTAACTCTCTGATTCGAAATCGAGTTCGAAATGAATCACTAGTTGTTGGCTTACCGCTTGTTGAAGCCATCTATCCACTACCGTTGGTACTCCCAGTAATCTGGTCTTACCGTTCGCCTTGGGTATCGCTACCCCTTTGATAGCTTGTGACCTGTAGCTTTTGGAAATAAGTTGGTGTACCACTTTTGAGCGGTGGGCATCTATAAATGCCTTTAGCTCTTGTACGGTCATTCCATCTATTCCTGCTGAACCTTTATTGCCGACCACCTTTTTACAGGCGTCGCTCAAGATTCTAGCTGCTACTACTTTTGCTATCATTTCGTACTGTTCTTGTCCTTCTAGGTATAGGCTATCCAATTAACGGATTCCTATACGAATCTAGACGTGATTTAACGTTCAGTCCTTCCTTACTCATGAGACCTCTAGGGTGTTTCCCTAGCTCGTTTCCTGTAAGTACTATGACCTCTGCTGACTTCTCCATATAGCTACACGTAGCTTTGGAGACCTCCCCAGGTAAGAACATCTTCTTTCGCTCGATCCCTGCCGTATCTACATATCTACCCTTTTAGTGTTCTTAGGGCGTTACAATGATGTGCTTGCTTACCCAAGTAAATATGCCTCTGTATACGGTTCCTGTTCGTCAGTACCGAGTTTTGTAGTCTCGCTTTCTTCAGATGTAACTTCGCAGTTACCACCCTTGCGACTTACTAATGCTTCCAGACGTTACTCCAGCGCATAAGGGACTTACACCCTCTAAATAAATCCTTATATTGCTGTAAGGTAAAGATGCCCATACTGGGCACACACACAACCTATAAACAATACGGGCTTAGGTGCTAAATCGAATGGTTTGCGTATTTTTATGAGGTCGCAAAATCTTTGGGATTTTACTTTAGACAGAAAAAATAAATTAAAACAAAAAGCTTTTGCTAAGCGTTGTGGCGGTATGGGAATTGCTTCTCTGCTCCCGCACTACTTATAGCTCGAGCGTTGGCAGTAACATTGACCCGTCCTGAAATATGTATACAAAACACTTCAAGTATATGTATAAAAATGATGGATATGTAAAACGCTATAGTGAGAGCTTTAAGCTCAAGGTATTGGCAGAACTAACCAAAGGAAACCATTCCAAAAGACAAATTGCATTAACTTACGGTATACAATCCAGTACTATAAACGTATGGATAAAAAAGTACGATCGTAAAGATCTAATGAACACCCGTGTAACCGTGCAAACAGACGATGAACTTTCCCGTATCAAAGCCCTGCAAAAAGAGCTAAAGCAACTTAAGGACCTTCTTATTAAAAAAGACCTGGACAAATTGGTGACCGATAGCTATCTCGAGGTAGCTGCTGAGAATCTAGGTTATAGAGATGTTGAGGAATTAAAAAAAAACTTAAACATAAAGCCTTAATGAAAGTAGCACCGATAAACCGTAATGAAAGACTGTTATCCATTGGTACTATCTGCAATGCTTTTGATTTGAAAAGAGATGCCTATTACAAATACCAAAAAAGGTTTTTAATCAAAAAACAGATAGAACAGGATATAATCGAACTTGTTCGGCAAAGTAGAAGAACACTGCCCAGAGAAGGCACCAGAAAACTCATGAGGTCATTAAAAGATGAGTTCCACAAGTATGACATCAAAGTAGGCAGAGACCGGCTATTCCGTATCTTAAGAGAAAACAATTTGCTCATAAGAAGAAAGAGATACTCCTGTAGAACTACCAATTCATATCACAGATTCTACAAGTATAATAACATTATAAAAGACTTGAAGATCAATAGGCCTAATCAGGTTTGGGCATCCGATATTACCTATATCAGAACCATAAAAGGATTCTGTTACCTGGCATTGATTACGGACATGTACTCCCGTAAAATCGTTGGATACGACCTGAGTGATAGCCTTGAACTAAAAGGTTGTGTCAGAGCTTTAAATAAGGCTATTTACAATGCTAAGAACATTGACAGCCTTATTCATCACTCCGACAGAGGTATTCAATATTGTAGTAACGTCTATACCCAAATACTAAAAAGAAAGAAAATAGAAATTAGTATGACAGAAGAAAACCATTGCTATGAAAACGCCCTAGCCGAAAGGGTCAACGGTATTCTAAAAGATGAATTCTATCTTGACCAGACTTTTACAAGCGTTGTACATGCTAAAAAAGCAGCCAAAAATGCAATCAAATTATACAACTCTAAAAGATTGCATTTATCTTTAGATTATAAAACACCAAATTACGTGCATCAATATGCCGCTTAAAAATAATATTAATCTGTAGCCGTATTTTAGGACGTGACATAAGCACTACACAATATAATAATTATAATAGTTTATATTTAAAATGTATCTTTATTATAATAAGAATAAGATTAACTAAGATGGATTTAAAAGATAGCCTGAGCGACATTCAAAAGAAAGCCAAGGAAAGAACAGTGCGTACTCAGAACATTGAATATGATTTAGAAACTTTAGTAAAAAAAATTCAAAAAAATGTTATAAAATTAAACCCAGAATACCAAAGAAAACATAGATGGTCTGACGGTTTTTCTTCTCGCTTAATCGAAAGTCTTATACTCAATATACCAATTCCTATAGTATATATCTCGCAAGATATTGACGTTGATGAAGAAGTTGAAGATGATATAGCTAGATATTCTGTCATAGATGGGCAACAAAGGTTAACAGCTATTTATAGTTTTTTTAAAAACAAATATGCTTTGGAGGGCATGGAAGTGTTAACCGAATTAAATGGCTTAAAATACAGCGAATTACCTCCTTTTCTCATAAGAAGATTAGAAGAAAGAAGTGTAAAATGCTTACGAATAGATTCAACAATTGACACACAAGTTAAATACGATATTTTTGAAAGACTGAATAGCGGTTCTGTTAAATTAGAAGCTCAAGAACTAAGAAATGCTACTTGTCGTGGTCCTTTCAAAACGCTAATTAAAAAACTTTCAAAAAATGCTAACTTTACTAAGTTATGTAATTTAGAGCCTGATTCTTTTAAGGTAAAAAAGATGGAAGATGAGGAATTAGTTTTAAGATTTTTTGCTCTAACTTATAATAACGGATATAAAGAATACAAAGGGCAATTCAAAAAATTTCTCACTGCTAAGATGGACGAATTCAATGGTTTTGATGAAGCTACCTTAGAAGGTATGGAAAAGTCTTTTATAGAAGTATTCGATAAAATAAAAGATAAATTTGGAAATATGCCATTTCAAAAATATCGTTCAGTTGATGGTGGATTAAAGTTAATGTCCAACTTTAATGCAGCAGTGTTCGATTCATTAGTCGTTGCGGTTTTCTTAAATATTAAAAGTGATAAAGGTTCTTCTGTAAGTTTTCAAGAGCTTTTCCATAATGAGGATTATTTTGCGTCAATTGAGGGAAGTGTTAATGATGCAAAAAAAATCACAACTAGAATAGATCTTGTCTCAGAAATTTTGAAATAATGGATTCTTTTCTCTACGCATATACTTGTGAGTTAGAAAATAAATGGCACGAAATTGATTTGTTAATTGAAAAAGCTTATGAATTTCAGGAAACAGATGCTCAATTTCATAATATTTTATGTCGTTCGGCTTCCGTTTTAATAACTGCGCAGCTTGAAGGTTTTACTAAAAGCATGCTCAGGTCAGTAATTAATGACCTAAATAGAAGCATATCCTTCAATGAATTACCTATTGCTATAAAACGAACCTATAGCCAAAAATACATACCAATAGTTGACGGATTAAATAATAAGCAACATAGTAATCAATTAAATAAATTGATTGAAAAGTTTAATGAGATAAATTGCGATCTTGAACATCAACCATTCTTCGTTTCTAAAAACAAAAACCCAAGCCCTAACTTAATCAATACGGTATATAGGAATTTAGGAATTAAAGATATATTTCACTGTTTAAATGAATCTAAATACGACGAGGTATTTTCTAGTTCAAAGAATGAACTTGAAATTATACTAAGGGAATTGAGAGAACTTATACCTTTGGAAATTAAAAATTTCCCTTATACTCCCCACCTTGATAACTGTAATCTAGAAGTATTAAAATCTCACGGAAGAACACTTTGGGAAGATTTTCTAGATGAAATAAACCAAAGAAGACATGCAATTGCTCATGGTAATGATTTTAACAATAACAGAAGTGTAAGTGAGTTGGAAGAAGATAAACTAAAAGCTCAAATATTTGAACTTTCTTGCTTACGCATACTTTCAAAATACCTAATAAGTAACAGGTCGTAATCGAGTGGATAGCTCCGCCATCAAATGACGGAGTGCACCCCTCACACCACCGTACGTACGGGTCTCGTATACGGCGTTTCGTAAATCATCAAACCAAGGCTCTTGTCACCCTTGGCACTATCTTCTAATTTAGGCATAGGCTACAACATGTGCTCCTATGAGAATTTTAAAAAAAATCACGAAGTACATTTTAATAATAACAATTCTGTTACTTCTCTTTCGTGGATTTTTGTATAGAACATTAGTCAATTATTCAAAAGTTGGAATTAGAAATAATATAACGTTGACTGATCAAAATCTGATTAAGGAAATTAATGTTCAAACGGAAAACAAAACATTGAGTATTGAAGAAATTATAAAACTGAGTAATAAAATTACGAGCGAAAAACTAAAATTTACTTTTAATAAAGTTTCGAGTAATCCGAATTTGGTATCTGAATTAAAAAAAGCGAATTGCATTGGGTACTCCTCTTTATTTAACTCCATCGGAAATTATATCATCAGAAAACAAAAATTGACCGACCAGTATGAGTTTATTCATCTAATTGGCAAATTAGATTTTTTTGGCTTTAACATACATAAGCTATTCAATACTCCATTTTTCAAAAATCACGATTTTAACGAAATACATGATAAACGAACGGGAGAGAGAAAATTTGTTGATCCAAGTTTGCGAGATTATTTAAGAATAGAATACATAACATCTGAATAAGAAACTATGCTCTACAAGTTATATGACCTATTGCTTCTACTAGCTACACGA harbors:
- a CDS encoding lmo0937 family membrane protein, with the protein product MKNIIYILVAALVVSWVLGFVVFKVMGALVHLLLLLAVVLLIYNWLSNKTST
- a CDS encoding ABC-F family ATP-binding cassette domain-containing protein, translating into MISVDNLAVEFSGTTLFSDVSFVINPTDKIALMGKNGAGKSTMMKIIAGEQKGTRGNVRVPKDAVIAYLPQHLLTEDNCTVFEEAAKAFKHVFTMRDEMDKLNKELETRTDYESDAYMSIIEKVSDLGEKYYALDEVNYDAEVEKALKGLGFRQEDFTRQTNEFSGGWRMRIELAKILLQKPDLILLDEPTNHIDIESVIWLEDFLLNKANAVMVISHDRAFIDNITNRTIEVTMGRIYDYKANYSHYLQLREDRRSHQIKAYQEQQKFIADNMAFIERFKGTYSKTNQVTSRERMLEKLEKIEIDEIDTSSLKLRFPPAPRSGDYPVTVKEVSKSYDEHVVFKDANMSIARGEKVSFVGRNGEGKSTMIKAILGEIPVEGTYQLGHNVKVGYFAQNQASLLDPELTIFQTVDEVAFGDIRNQIKNILGRFMFSGDDIDKKVSMLSGGEKTRLAMVKLLLEPVNLLILDEPTNHLDLKSKDVLKEALSTYDGTLILVSHDRDFLQGLSQKVFEFKEQRVIEHFETIDAFLERNRIKSIAEINLMQ
- a CDS encoding Crp/Fnr family transcriptional regulator, whose product is MKNLIKYAIKYGLSEDLIQEINLNGKQIEIKKNENILNVGEHSKYIYIVIKGGFISQYFDDNKSKFRTTSFHIDNYHPFMTQPESYFSKKPSDTQIKAFKNSQVIEFHRNTIEKLSLKHKSFDKFCNTHIIEALIFINQIKSKLIGLPKDKLYDYLLEEHGPITKNVPSKYIAEFMGVTPQWLSKIKRTS
- the ltrA gene encoding group II intron reverse transcriptase/maturase produces the protein MIAKVVAARILSDACKKVVGNKGSAGIDGMTVQELKAFIDAHRSKVVHQLISKSYRSQAIKGVAIPKANGKTRLLGVPTVVDRWLQQAVSQQLVIHFELDFESESYGFRPRKNLQQAVLKSQEYINDGYQDLVDIDLKSFFDEVQHYKLLQLIYNKVKCPTTLWLIRKWLRAPILKNGQLCKRRKGLPQGSPLSPLLSNIMLDQLDKHLKVRGFRFIRYADDFSIYTKSKAAARAIGNEVYLFLKEKLDLPVNRAKSGIRRPSTFKVLGYRFTPVYKKGVKGKYQLIVSESAWQTLKRKLRYLTKKTLPFSLAERLQRLKLIYRGWLNNFRLGNIETKLKKLDEWLRNRLRYCIWHDWKKPERKRKNLIGLGIKQGQAYAWSRTRMGGWAVAQSPILRTTITEKRLRKRGYESMLTYYHVVKF
- a CDS encoding transposase, whose product is MYTKHFKYMYKNDGYVKRYSESFKLKVLAELTKGNHSKRQIALTYGIQSSTINVWIKKYDRKDLMNTRVTVQTDDELSRIKALQKELKQLKDLLIKKDLDKLVTDSYLEVAAENLGYRDVEELKKNLNIKP
- a CDS encoding IS3 family transposase, coding for MKVAPINRNERLLSIGTICNAFDLKRDAYYKYQKRFLIKKQIEQDIIELVRQSRRTLPREGTRKLMRSLKDEFHKYDIKVGRDRLFRILRENNLLIRRKRYSCRTTNSYHRFYKYNNIIKDLKINRPNQVWASDITYIRTIKGFCYLALITDMYSRKIVGYDLSDSLELKGCVRALNKAIYNAKNIDSLIHHSDRGIQYCSNVYTQILKRKKIEISMTEENHCYENALAERVNGILKDEFYLDQTFTSVVHAKKAAKNAIKLYNSKRLHLSLDYKTPNYVHQYAA
- a CDS encoding DUF262 domain-containing protein; the protein is MDLKDSLSDIQKKAKERTVRTQNIEYDLETLVKKIQKNVIKLNPEYQRKHRWSDGFSSRLIESLILNIPIPIVYISQDIDVDEEVEDDIARYSVIDGQQRLTAIYSFFKNKYALEGMEVLTELNGLKYSELPPFLIRRLEERSVKCLRIDSTIDTQVKYDIFERLNSGSVKLEAQELRNATCRGPFKTLIKKLSKNANFTKLCNLEPDSFKVKKMEDEELVLRFFALTYNNGYKEYKGQFKKFLTAKMDEFNGFDEATLEGMEKSFIEVFDKIKDKFGNMPFQKYRSVDGGLKLMSNFNAAVFDSLVVAVFLNIKSDKGSSVSFQELFHNEDYFASIEGSVNDAKKITTRIDLVSEILK
- a CDS encoding HEPN domain-containing protein, with product MDSFLYAYTCELENKWHEIDLLIEKAYEFQETDAQFHNILCRSASVLITAQLEGFTKSMLRSVINDLNRSISFNELPIAIKRTYSQKYIPIVDGLNNKQHSNQLNKLIEKFNEINCDLEHQPFFVSKNKNPSPNLINTVYRNLGIKDIFHCLNESKYDEVFSSSKNELEIILRELRELIPLEIKNFPYTPHLDNCNLEVLKSHGRTLWEDFLDEINQRRHAIAHGNDFNNNRSVSELEEDKLKAQIFELSCLRILSKYLISNRS